A stretch of DNA from Gemmatimonadales bacterium:
CTAACCCGGGAGCGGGCTCAGCTCTCGCCGCAGCCACGCCCGAGCCGTGGTCCACTGCCGCTTGAGCGTCGCTGGCGAGACCTCGAGCACCTCGGCGGTTTCTTCGATGCTCAGGCCACCGAAGTAGCGGAGCTCCACCACGCGCACCTTCTCGGGATCGAGCTGGGCTAGACGCTCGAGCGCCTCCTCCAGCTCGAGTACGTCGACGGCGGGGGTGCGGCCGGCGATATCTCCTGCCAGGCTGAGCGTCAGCCTGGCCGCACCCCCGCCGCGCTTCGCCCTCCGCCGTGCGCGGGCATGAT
This window harbors:
- a CDS encoding ECF-type sigma factor, producing ELHRQAESYMRRQPPGHTLQATALVHEAYLRLVGRTKIEWQSRAHFFGVAAKAMRSILVDHARARRRAKRGGGAARLTLSLAGDIAGRTPAVDVLELEEALERLAQLDPEKVRVVELRYFGGLSIEETAEVLEVSPATLKRQWTTARAWLRRELSPLPG